Proteins encoded together in one Streptomyces sp. NA04227 window:
- a CDS encoding NAD(P)/FAD-dependent oxidoreductase translates to MKHRIVVLGAGYTGAVAAGRLARRLHREDVTLTLVNAEPDFVERVRMHQLAVGQELRPRPFSEILAGTGVELKLAKVSSVDVDRKTVTLTAVRGSEQAESGEPGEPGEPGEPEELAYDTLVYALGSGWNDQGVPGTAEYAHQLASRPGALRLRERLAGLDAAGRVVVVGGGLTGLEAATEIAEARPDLDVALAAHGALGDWLSEKGRAHLRKVVAELGITVHEHTAVTAVEADGVTTADGSAIPAEVTVWTAGFAVHPIARATTLEVTDRGRIVVDPTMRSVSHPDVYAVGDAALAMGPGGKPLRMSCASGVPMAWQAADAIAARLADTKIPRVSVRYFQQCISLGRKEGLIQFVTADDRAVDRALTGRVAVLYKELICKGAAWGVANPTAGIPSRRRRVVRQDAGTGSGSEARVRATV, encoded by the coding sequence ATGAAGCACCGCATCGTCGTCCTCGGAGCCGGATACACCGGAGCCGTCGCCGCCGGCCGCCTCGCCAGGCGGCTGCACCGCGAGGACGTCACCCTCACCCTCGTCAACGCCGAACCCGACTTCGTCGAGCGCGTCCGGATGCACCAGCTCGCGGTCGGCCAGGAGCTCAGGCCCCGGCCGTTCAGCGAGATCCTGGCGGGTACGGGCGTGGAGCTGAAGCTCGCGAAGGTCAGCTCCGTGGACGTGGATCGCAAGACGGTCACGCTCACCGCCGTGAGGGGCTCCGAGCAGGCGGAATCGGGTGAGCCGGGTGAGCCGGGTGAGCCGGGTGAGCCCGAGGAGCTGGCGTACGACACTCTCGTCTACGCCCTCGGCAGCGGCTGGAACGACCAGGGTGTGCCCGGCACCGCCGAGTACGCCCACCAGCTCGCGAGCCGTCCCGGCGCGCTCCGCCTGCGGGAACGTCTGGCCGGGCTGGACGCCGCCGGGCGCGTGGTCGTGGTCGGTGGCGGGCTGACCGGTCTGGAGGCCGCGACCGAGATCGCCGAGGCCCGGCCGGACCTCGACGTCGCACTGGCCGCGCACGGCGCCCTCGGCGACTGGCTCTCCGAGAAGGGCCGCGCCCACCTGCGGAAGGTGGTGGCCGAACTCGGCATCACGGTCCACGAGCACACCGCGGTCACCGCCGTGGAGGCGGACGGCGTGACGACGGCCGACGGCTCGGCCATTCCCGCCGAGGTCACGGTCTGGACCGCCGGGTTCGCCGTCCACCCGATCGCCCGCGCCACCACGCTGGAGGTCACCGACCGTGGCCGGATCGTGGTCGACCCCACGATGCGTTCGGTCTCGCATCCGGACGTGTACGCCGTGGGCGACGCGGCCCTGGCGATGGGCCCGGGCGGCAAGCCCCTGCGGATGTCCTGCGCCTCGGGCGTACCGATGGCCTGGCAGGCCGCCGACGCCATCGCCGCCCGGCTCGCGGACACCAAGATCCCCCGGGTCTCCGTCCGTTACTTCCAGCAGTGCATCTCCCTCGGCCGCAAGGAGGGGCTGATCCAGTTCGTCACCGCCGACGACCGCGCGGTCGACAGGGCTCTGACGGGGCGGGTGGCCGTCCTCTACAAGGAGTTGATCTGCAAGGGCGCGGCCTGGGGTGTGGCCAATCCGACGGCGGGGATTCCGTCCCGGCGCCGACGTGTCGTACGGCAGGACGCCGGGACCGGCAGCGGTAGCGAGGCACGGGTGCGGGCGACCGTCTGA
- a CDS encoding LPXTG cell wall anchor domain-containing protein, whose protein sequence is MTSRRPTRAVAEAPASSRLAVPPTRGRATVSLLAAAGVVALTAAAFPVTASAADPGEAAAKETDRHAVVLVDFRNKKLADPEKAHQDAARNFFGPTDSLATYYAENSDGRMSVVPAEGDGVFGPFTLDMDDSAACDNDKMAELARKAIAGVAFDHVSIVMNSDHCEGWWGLASMPGENSWFHEGAVADKAAIFHEFGHNLGFAHQERQICTRGSFTRCRTDEYSQRTPMGGGGEKKGLSAPELLSRKWLSKAQTATPKSTGTVRLTPVHAAGSSGTRAIDLPLGKSGDRIVVEYRNKDAATPDVDTPRGVNVYRVPKGEYNKAVLIGDRARAGKSDTASLPVGKTLSDSASRISVQVRKATAGGAEVRVQLGGKAPAKDAAAPAAPSTKPENPAGEHGKGGPGEDDRSAIGDVPSPAAAPAAQGQRESGDGDGDLASTGAQVTGAAVLGTGLLLAGALLMRRRRTAAAHRRH, encoded by the coding sequence ATGACATCGCGCCGCCCCACCCGCGCAGTCGCAGAAGCCCCCGCCTCCTCCCGCCTCGCCGTACCGCCGACGCGCGGACGCGCCACCGTCTCCCTGCTCGCCGCCGCCGGGGTCGTGGCCCTGACGGCCGCCGCGTTCCCGGTCACGGCCTCGGCCGCCGACCCCGGTGAGGCCGCCGCGAAGGAGACCGACCGGCATGCCGTCGTTCTCGTCGACTTCCGCAACAAGAAGTTGGCGGACCCCGAGAAGGCCCACCAGGACGCGGCGCGGAACTTCTTCGGCCCCACCGACTCTCTCGCCACGTACTACGCGGAGAACTCGGACGGCCGGATGTCGGTGGTCCCCGCCGAAGGGGACGGTGTCTTCGGCCCGTTCACCCTGGACATGGACGACTCGGCCGCCTGCGACAACGACAAGATGGCCGAGCTGGCCCGTAAGGCGATAGCCGGGGTGGCCTTTGACCACGTCTCGATCGTGATGAACTCCGACCACTGCGAGGGGTGGTGGGGACTGGCGAGCATGCCGGGCGAGAACAGCTGGTTCCACGAGGGCGCGGTCGCGGACAAGGCGGCGATCTTCCACGAGTTCGGCCACAACCTCGGGTTCGCGCACCAGGAGCGGCAGATCTGTACGCGGGGCAGCTTCACCCGGTGCCGCACCGACGAGTACAGCCAGCGCACCCCGATGGGCGGGGGCGGCGAGAAGAAGGGCCTGAGCGCCCCCGAACTGCTGTCCCGGAAGTGGCTGAGCAAGGCGCAGACGGCCACCCCGAAGTCCACCGGCACCGTCCGGCTCACTCCCGTGCACGCCGCGGGCAGCTCCGGGACCCGCGCGATCGACCTGCCGCTGGGCAAGAGCGGTGACCGGATCGTCGTGGAGTACCGCAACAAGGACGCCGCCACGCCGGACGTCGACACCCCGCGCGGCGTGAACGTCTACCGGGTGCCCAAGGGCGAGTACAACAAGGCGGTCCTGATCGGCGACCGTGCGCGGGCCGGCAAGAGCGACACGGCCTCGCTGCCCGTGGGCAAGACCCTCTCCGACTCCGCGTCCAGGATCTCCGTCCAGGTGCGCAAGGCCACTGCCGGAGGGGCCGAGGTACGGGTCCAGCTCGGCGGCAAGGCGCCCGCGAAGGACGCCGCCGCTCCGGCCGCCCCGTCGACGAAGCCGGAGAACCCCGCCGGTGAGCACGGAAAGGGCGGTCCGGGCGAGGACGACCGTTCCGCGATCGGCGACGTGCCTTCCCCGGCCGCGGCTCCGGCCGCGCAGGGCCAGCGCGAGAGCGGGGACGGCGACGGCGACCTCGCCTCCACCGGCGCCCAGGTCACCGGCGCGGCCGTCCTCGGCACCGGTCTGCTCCTCGCCGGAGCCCTGCTGATGCGCCGCCGCCGCACCGCCGCCGCGCACCGCAGGCACTGA
- a CDS encoding serine/threonine dehydratase, translating into MTASSSAPRPGTAPVPVPGTGPGHDSLPSSTDLMDVTPADLTDVTPADVVRAADRIRPYARRTPLLEVEVDGRRALLKLEHLQLSGSFKLRGALNALLSGGRDEHIVTASGGNHGLAVATAAARLGMAATVFVPTSTPSGKARRIESMGARLERRGGHFAEAAVPAQEFAARPGHRFVHPYDEPQVVAGQGTLMAEIVADRPEVDTVAVAAGGGGLAAGTALAAGGRRTVVVEPEGCRSLHDALAAGHPVDSPVDTGSAAASALGASRIGDLPYAILAARSPLLTLVDDKQILAARDRLWEEFRIAAEPAAALPFAAWLAGHVPGELPCLVVCGANTDWEAR; encoded by the coding sequence ATGACCGCTTCGAGCTCTGCTCCCCGCCCTGGTACCGCCCCCGTCCCCGTCCCCGGCACGGGCCCCGGCCACGACTCCCTCCCCAGCTCCACGGACCTCATGGACGTCACCCCCGCGGACCTCACGGATGTGACCCCCGCCGACGTCGTCCGCGCCGCCGACCGCATCCGGCCGTACGCGCGGCGCACCCCGCTCCTGGAGGTCGAAGTCGACGGGCGCCGTGCGCTGTTGAAGCTGGAGCACCTTCAGCTCAGCGGCTCGTTCAAGCTGCGCGGCGCGCTGAACGCGCTGCTCTCCGGGGGCCGGGACGAGCACATCGTGACCGCGTCGGGCGGTAATCACGGTCTCGCGGTGGCCACCGCCGCCGCGCGACTCGGGATGGCGGCCACCGTTTTCGTGCCCACCAGCACCCCGTCGGGCAAGGCACGCCGTATCGAGTCCATGGGCGCGCGGCTGGAACGTCGGGGCGGTCACTTCGCCGAAGCGGCCGTACCGGCGCAGGAGTTCGCCGCACGGCCGGGGCACCGCTTCGTGCACCCGTACGACGAGCCGCAGGTGGTGGCGGGCCAGGGCACGCTGATGGCCGAGATCGTGGCGGACCGGCCGGAGGTCGACACGGTGGCCGTCGCCGCGGGCGGGGGCGGGCTGGCAGCGGGCACCGCGCTCGCGGCCGGGGGCCGCCGCACGGTGGTCGTCGAACCCGAGGGCTGCCGTTCGCTGCACGACGCCCTGGCCGCCGGACATCCCGTCGATTCGCCCGTCGACACGGGCTCGGCCGCCGCCTCCGCACTGGGCGCCAGCCGGATCGGCGACCTCCCGTACGCGATTCTCGCGGCCCGCTCTCCCCTGCTCACCCTCGTCGACGACAAGCAGATCCTCGCCGCCCGCGACCGCCTCTGGGAGGAGTTCCGTATCGCCGCCGAACCGGCCGCCGCCCTCCCCTTCGCCGCCTGGCTCGCGGGCCATGTGCCCGGCGAACTTCCGTGCCTGGTGGTGTGCGGGGCGAACACGGACTGGGAGGCGCGGTAG
- a CDS encoding LysR family transcriptional regulator, with the protein MLVEVAHAGSIAQAARALAFTPSALSQQLSKLEKEVGTQLLDRGASGVTLTPAGAVLVAHGERVLGELRDAWNAVREVAGAGPQRLSLGAFATAAKELVPGALRALQRRHPQAELTLVDIEPPDGYGLVSSGELDLLVTHRYPGLPAVPHPGLERRPLLQDPLNLVLPEGHPLGARALSRQGIALSALAADTWIAGAEGVPNRSLLNRLARDANLELHVAYESADYHVISALVAAGLGVALVPATALGRTPPSGLVVGSLRGLRPAREISVLHRRTPSVLTREFVGLLEEAAGEAAGAQVPRAAP; encoded by the coding sequence GTGCTTGTGGAGGTGGCGCACGCCGGGTCGATCGCGCAGGCCGCTCGCGCGCTGGCGTTCACGCCCTCGGCGCTGTCCCAGCAGCTGTCGAAGCTGGAGAAGGAGGTCGGCACCCAGCTCCTGGACCGCGGTGCGTCCGGCGTCACGCTCACCCCGGCCGGGGCAGTGCTCGTGGCCCATGGCGAACGGGTGCTCGGCGAGCTGCGGGACGCCTGGAACGCGGTACGGGAGGTCGCGGGCGCGGGACCGCAGCGCCTGTCCCTCGGCGCCTTCGCCACCGCCGCCAAGGAACTGGTACCCGGCGCCCTGCGCGCCCTCCAACGACGCCACCCCCAGGCCGAGTTGACCCTCGTCGACATCGAACCCCCGGACGGCTACGGCCTGGTGTCCTCCGGCGAACTGGACCTCCTGGTCACCCACCGCTACCCGGGCCTGCCCGCCGTACCCCACCCGGGCCTGGAACGGCGCCCGTTGCTCCAGGACCCGTTGAACCTGGTCCTGCCGGAAGGACACCCGCTGGGCGCCCGCGCCCTCTCGCGCCAGGGAATCGCGCTGAGCGCACTGGCGGCGGATACCTGGATCGCGGGCGCCGAGGGCGTACCCAACCGGTCGCTCCTGAACCGGCTGGCACGGGACGCGAACCTCGAACTCCACGTGGCCTACGAGTCCGCCGACTACCACGTGATCTCGGCGCTGGTCGCCGCAGGCCTCGGCGTCGCCCTCGTCCCCGCCACGGCACTCGGCCGCACCCCGCCCTCCGGCCTCGTCGTGGGGAGCCTGCGCGGCCTGCGCCCCGCCCGCGAGATCAGCGTGCTGCACCGCAGGACACCTTCGGTGCTCACCCGTGAGTTCGTCGGGCTCCTCGAGGAGGCAGCGGGGGAGGCGGCCGGGGCGCAAGTCCCGCGTGCGGCCCCGTAG